From Frateuria aurantia DSM 6220, one genomic window encodes:
- the dbpA gene encoding ATP-dependent RNA helicase DbpA translates to MTRFDSLPLRPALLASVENLGYASMTPVQTASLPAMLDGRDLIAQARTGGGKTAAFGLGLLQQLEVDTIRLQGLVLCPTRELADQVAKSLRKLAAAIPNVKILTLCGGMPLGPQLASLSHDPHIVVGTPGRIQEHLKRGSLHGGGVTTLVLDEADRMLDMGFEEAINDIAGRIGKLHRTWLFSATYPDEIRAASRRLQQDPAEITVDTEVPSTVIEQQFYEVEPARKNELVATLMSLQLVDSALIFSNTRRGSEEVADALIKAGFSALALHGEMEQRDRDEVLVRFANRSCAILVATDVAARGLDIDSLPLVISHDLAHDPQTHTHRIGRTGRAGQHGLAISLVTSRELGRLASFAEVLGPLPPCRPAPSRNRGGKPPKPAPMRTLVIDAGKQDKLRPGDIMGALTGDAGLPAAAVGKIDVYATRAYVAIARAHFEAAQERLRKGRIKGRNFRVRRLD, encoded by the coding sequence ATGACCCGATTCGACTCCTTACCGCTGCGCCCCGCCCTGCTGGCCAGCGTCGAAAACCTTGGCTATGCCAGCATGACCCCCGTCCAGACCGCCAGCCTGCCGGCCATGCTGGACGGCCGCGACCTGATCGCCCAGGCCCGCACCGGCGGCGGCAAGACCGCTGCCTTCGGCCTGGGCCTGCTGCAGCAGCTGGAGGTCGATACCATCCGCCTGCAGGGGCTGGTGCTGTGCCCCACCCGCGAACTGGCCGACCAGGTCGCCAAGTCGCTGCGCAAGCTGGCCGCCGCGATTCCCAACGTGAAGATCCTGACCTTGTGCGGCGGCATGCCGCTGGGACCGCAGCTGGCCTCGCTCAGCCATGATCCGCATATCGTGGTCGGCACGCCGGGCCGGATCCAGGAACATCTCAAGCGTGGCAGCCTGCATGGCGGCGGAGTGACCACCCTGGTGCTGGACGAGGCGGACCGCATGCTGGACATGGGCTTCGAGGAAGCCATCAACGACATTGCCGGGCGGATCGGCAAGCTGCATCGCACCTGGCTGTTCTCGGCTACCTATCCCGACGAAATCCGCGCCGCCAGCCGACGGCTGCAGCAGGATCCGGCGGAAATCACGGTGGATACCGAGGTGCCCTCGACCGTGATCGAGCAGCAGTTCTACGAGGTCGAACCGGCGCGCAAGAACGAGCTGGTCGCGACCCTGATGAGCCTGCAGCTGGTCGATTCCGCCCTGATTTTCTCCAATACCCGCCGCGGCTCCGAGGAAGTGGCCGACGCCCTGATCAAGGCCGGCTTCTCCGCGCTGGCCCTGCATGGCGAAATGGAACAGCGCGACCGTGACGAAGTGCTGGTCCGCTTTGCCAATCGCAGCTGCGCCATCCTGGTCGCCACCGATGTTGCCGCACGTGGTCTGGACATCGACAGCCTGCCGCTGGTGATCAGCCATGACCTGGCCCATGATCCCCAGACCCATACCCACCGGATCGGTCGTACCGGACGAGCCGGCCAGCATGGTCTGGCGATCAGCCTGGTCACCTCGCGCGAGCTGGGCCGGCTGGCGAGCTTCGCCGAGGTGCTGGGCCCGCTGCCGCCCTGCCGCCCCGCTCCTTCGCGCAACCGCGGCGGCAAGCCGCCGAAGCCGGCTCCGATGCGGACCCTGGTCATTGATGCCGGCAAACAGGACAAGCTGCGCCCCGGCGATATCATGGGCGCCCTGACCGGTGATGCCGGGCTGCCCGCCGCCGCGGTGGGCAAGATCGATGTCTATGCCACCCGCGCCTATGTGGCGATTGCCCGCGCCCACTTCGAAGCCGCCCAGGAGCGGCTGCGCAAAGGTCGCATCAAAGGCCGCAATTTCCGGGTTCGCCGCCTGGACTGA
- a CDS encoding glutaminyl-peptide cyclotransferase, with protein sequence MRPIACLLLLIATLCPLSAPAAEVVAHPGYKVVHIYPHSREAFTEGLFYAHGALYESTGMNGASFIRKLDLESGKVLQQISLDPEYFGEGIVNWGSRLIQLTWRTEVGFSYDLASLRRTGSFHYRGEGWGLTHDDHQLIMSDGSSTLRLLDPQSLQQTGSLSVTENGRPVPRLNELEWVKGRIYANVWLTRHIVVIDPRTGHVTADIDFGNLLPASTPLANPTDDVLNGIAWDAEHDRLFVTGKCWPYLYEIKLLPASAGH encoded by the coding sequence ATGCGCCCGATTGCCTGCCTGCTGCTGCTCATCGCCACCCTGTGCCCGCTGTCCGCACCGGCCGCCGAGGTCGTGGCCCACCCCGGCTACAAGGTGGTACACATTTATCCGCACAGCCGCGAGGCCTTCACCGAGGGCCTGTTCTACGCCCATGGCGCCTTGTACGAAAGCACGGGCATGAATGGCGCATCCTTCATCCGCAAGCTGGATCTGGAAAGCGGCAAGGTACTGCAGCAGATCAGCCTGGATCCGGAGTATTTCGGCGAGGGCATCGTCAACTGGGGCTCGCGGCTCATCCAGCTGACCTGGCGTACCGAAGTCGGCTTCAGCTACGACCTGGCCAGCCTGCGACGCACCGGCAGTTTCCACTACCGGGGCGAAGGCTGGGGCCTGACTCACGACGACCATCAGCTGATCATGAGCGACGGCAGCTCGACCCTGCGCCTGCTGGACCCGCAGAGCCTGCAGCAGACCGGCTCGCTGAGCGTGACGGAAAACGGCCGGCCGGTACCGCGGCTCAACGAGCTGGAGTGGGTCAAGGGCCGGATCTATGCCAATGTCTGGCTGACCCGGCATATCGTGGTAATCGATCCGCGGACGGGCCATGTCACCGCCGATATCGATTTCGGCAACTTGCTGCCGGCCTCCACGCCCTTGGCCAACCCCACCGACGACGTGCTGAACGGCATCGCCTGGGATGCCGAGCATGACCGCCTGTTCGTGACCGGCAAGTGCTGGCCCTATCTTTACGAAATCAAGTTGCTGCCTGCCTCCGCCGGGCATTGA
- the lpxO gene encoding lipid A hydroxylase LpxO yields MAYIKWTIVGLLFLSVLYIHLRGRVRYGFGRQVLDHSSFMAPINVVMYLCSKVPTTPFLVPEQYFPELEALRRNWREIRQEAIDLREKQQIKASDSYNDAGFNSFFRRGWKRFYLKWYDEAHPSAATLCPVTTELLRKIPSVKAAMFAELPPGSELRRHRDPFAGSIRLHLGLDTPNDDACFISVDGQKYSWRDGEWTMFDETFVHFAENRTDHDRVILFCDVERPMKYRWATAFNRFVAKHLLAAGASPNMEGDKTGGVNKLFGHFYVLRLRSKALRAHNIRLYYGLKYAALILLALLVIWI; encoded by the coding sequence ATGGCGTATATCAAATGGACCATCGTCGGGCTGCTGTTTCTCAGCGTCCTGTATATTCACCTGCGTGGCCGGGTCCGTTATGGCTTCGGGCGTCAGGTGCTCGATCATTCCTCGTTCATGGCCCCGATCAACGTGGTCATGTACTTGTGTTCCAAGGTTCCCACCACACCGTTTCTGGTTCCTGAACAGTACTTCCCCGAACTTGAGGCACTGCGCCGGAACTGGCGCGAAATCCGCCAGGAAGCCATCGACCTGCGCGAGAAGCAGCAGATCAAGGCTTCGGACTCCTACAATGATGCCGGCTTCAACTCTTTCTTTCGCCGTGGCTGGAAGCGTTTCTATCTGAAATGGTACGACGAGGCTCATCCCTCGGCCGCGACCCTGTGCCCGGTGACCACCGAACTGCTGCGCAAGATTCCCTCGGTCAAGGCAGCCATGTTTGCCGAGCTGCCTCCAGGCAGCGAACTGCGCCGGCACCGTGATCCCTTCGCCGGATCGATCCGGCTGCATCTGGGCCTGGACACGCCCAACGACGATGCCTGCTTTATTTCGGTCGATGGCCAGAAGTACAGCTGGCGCGATGGCGAATGGACGATGTTCGATGAAACCTTTGTCCACTTCGCCGAAAACAGGACCGATCATGACCGGGTGATCCTGTTCTGCGATGTGGAACGCCCGATGAAGTACCGCTGGGCCACCGCCTTCAACCGCTTCGTCGCCAAACATCTGCTGGCCGCCGGCGCCTCGCCGAACATGGAGGGCGACAAGACAGGCGGGGTCAACAAGCTGTTCGGCCATTTCTATGTCCTGCGCTTGCGCTCCAAGGCACTGCGTGCCCACAACATCCGCCTGTACTACGGGCTGAAGTACGCCGCCCTGATCCTGCTGGCTCTGCTGGTGATCTGGATCTGA
- a CDS encoding S10 family peptidase, whose translation MRCNHVFLLAMTLGLAGFTGFGKAATPAPTNPQTDLERTSVTRHAITLHGRRIAYQATAGTLLIRDAANQPQAQVFYIAYTRPDAPAGQRPVTFLYNGGPGAASFWLAMGSIGPERVLTASPQATGPAPYKLIDNPQSLLDKSDLVFIDAVGTGYSRPLGKATGKDFWGVDQDVSAFARAITRYVTLNHRWNSPKFLFGESYGTTRSAALADALQEGGMSLNGVVLMSSILNYAIRMPGYDEIYVGYLPSYAATAWYHHKLAQPPADLPTYLAEVRRWAAGPYAAALAQGQNLPTAEFDRIARQLAAYTGLSVDFVKRANLRIDLSRFRKELLRDEGHTVGRFDSRFEGIDEDDAGESPDYDASDTAISGAFTSAFQQYLGEQLKYSRPEPYVTGSSDAIRQWDWRHRAAGSRRPLQTAYVAGDLAHAIRTHPGLRVLSLNGYYDMATPFFITEYDLAHMNLAPSLRDNVQFRYYPSGHMIYLNTEVLPRLKQDLSQFYDLAAPSASHKD comes from the coding sequence ATGCGTTGCAATCATGTTTTCCTGCTGGCCATGACACTGGGTCTGGCCGGCTTCACCGGTTTCGGCAAGGCCGCCACGCCGGCCCCGACCAACCCGCAGACCGACCTTGAACGCACCTCGGTCACGCGCCATGCGATCACGCTGCATGGCCGGCGGATCGCCTATCAGGCCACCGCCGGCACGCTGCTGATCAGGGATGCGGCCAATCAGCCCCAGGCCCAGGTGTTCTATATCGCCTATACCCGGCCCGACGCCCCGGCCGGACAGCGGCCGGTCACCTTCTTGTACAACGGAGGCCCGGGTGCGGCCAGCTTCTGGCTGGCCATGGGATCCATCGGTCCCGAGCGCGTGCTGACCGCCAGCCCGCAAGCGACCGGCCCTGCCCCCTACAAGCTGATCGACAATCCGCAGTCCTTGCTGGACAAGTCCGATCTGGTCTTTATCGATGCCGTCGGTACCGGCTATTCCAGACCACTGGGCAAGGCCACCGGCAAGGATTTCTGGGGTGTGGATCAGGATGTCTCGGCCTTTGCCCGGGCCATTACCCGCTATGTGACCCTCAATCATCGCTGGAACTCGCCCAAATTCCTGTTCGGCGAGAGCTACGGCACCACCCGCTCGGCGGCCCTGGCCGATGCCCTGCAGGAGGGAGGCATGAGCCTCAACGGCGTGGTCCTGATGTCCTCGATCCTGAACTACGCCATCCGCATGCCCGGCTACGACGAGATATATGTCGGCTATCTGCCCAGTTATGCGGCCACCGCCTGGTATCACCACAAGCTGGCGCAGCCGCCGGCCGACCTGCCGACCTATCTGGCTGAAGTCCGCCGCTGGGCCGCCGGCCCCTATGCCGCCGCGCTGGCCCAGGGCCAGAATCTGCCGACAGCCGAGTTCGACCGGATCGCCAGGCAATTGGCCGCTTATACCGGACTGTCTGTGGATTTCGTCAAACGCGCGAACCTGCGCATCGACCTGAGCCGTTTCCGCAAGGAGCTGCTGCGTGACGAGGGCCATACCGTCGGCCGCTTCGACAGCCGGTTCGAGGGCATCGACGAAGACGATGCCGGCGAGTCCCCGGACTATGATGCCTCCGACACGGCCATCAGCGGCGCCTTCACCAGCGCCTTCCAGCAGTACCTCGGCGAGCAGCTGAAGTACTCGCGTCCCGAGCCCTATGTGACCGGATCCAGTGACGCGATTCGCCAGTGGGACTGGCGCCATCGCGCCGCCGGCAGTCGCCGCCCGCTGCAGACGGCCTACGTGGCCGGCGATCTGGCCCATGCCATCCGTACCCATCCGGGTCTGCGCGTGCTGTCGCTGAATGGCTACTACGATATGGCCACGCCTTTTTTCATTACCGAATACGATCTGGCCCACATGAACCTGGCGCCGTCCCTGCGGGACAACGTGCAGTTCCGCTACTACCCCTCGGGCCACATGATCTATCTCAATACGGAAGTCCTGCCCCGACTGAAGCAGGACCTCAGCCAGTTCTACGATCTGGCCGCCCCTTCTGCCAGCCACAAGGACTGA
- a CDS encoding S10 family peptidase: protein MPSNTLIRVAIGLALTGSSLAAAEAPAARPHPADPAVTTATPPDRQVVTQHEVKVDGRTLHYKTTAGTLLTGDGKDKPGVSFFYVAYTAKADSRHPRPVTFVYNGGPGSSSMWLQMGSIGPVRVENNGDRPVPPPPYRVVANPETLLDKSDLVFVDAPGTGYSQLTGKTQGKDVYGVDQDAQAFARFITRYVTLNHRWNSPKFLFGESYGTTRSAVLVKDLQEQGMEMNGVVLMSSILDFSVAAPGIDHGYIVNLPTLAAIAWYHHRVPGAPADIKTFLDQVRHFASTDYTLALAQGDALSPADSQRIARQLGNYLGLAPAWIERAHLRIDPSRFRAELLRDQALTVGRLDGRFSVSEYDADGEEPSGDAASDAITGAYVAAFNQYAGTVLKFSEDRPYLATNYGVVNRGWNWLRGHGGWTQATYVAGDLGDAMRRNPQLKVFSANGYYDLATPFYATEFDLGHLGLPPALRKNISYGFYPSGHMIYLDLPSLKQLKADLARFYDAATVAPAG from the coding sequence ATGCCATCGAATACCCTGATCCGCGTCGCCATCGGCCTGGCCCTGACCGGCAGCAGCCTGGCCGCTGCCGAAGCGCCCGCCGCCAGGCCCCATCCCGCCGATCCGGCCGTGACGACGGCCACGCCGCCCGACCGGCAAGTCGTCACGCAGCATGAAGTCAAAGTCGATGGTCGAACCCTGCACTACAAGACCACGGCCGGAACCCTGCTGACCGGTGACGGCAAGGACAAGCCCGGCGTCAGTTTTTTCTACGTGGCCTATACCGCCAAGGCCGATTCGCGCCATCCTCGCCCTGTCACCTTTGTCTACAACGGCGGACCGGGTTCCTCGAGCATGTGGCTGCAGATGGGCTCGATCGGGCCGGTACGGGTGGAAAACAACGGTGACCGGCCGGTTCCACCCCCGCCGTACCGGGTCGTGGCCAATCCCGAGACCTTGCTGGACAAGTCCGATCTGGTCTTTGTCGACGCCCCGGGCACCGGCTACTCGCAACTGACCGGCAAGACCCAGGGCAAGGATGTCTACGGTGTGGATCAGGATGCCCAGGCCTTTGCGCGCTTCATCACCCGCTATGTGACCTTGAATCATCGCTGGAACTCGCCCAAGTTCCTGTTCGGCGAGAGCTACGGCACCACCCGCTCGGCCGTCCTGGTCAAGGATCTGCAGGAACAGGGCATGGAGATGAACGGCGTGGTGCTGATGTCGTCCATTCTGGACTTCAGTGTCGCCGCCCCCGGCATCGACCATGGCTATATCGTGAACCTGCCGACCCTGGCCGCGATCGCCTGGTATCACCATCGCGTACCGGGCGCACCGGCCGACATCAAGACCTTTCTGGATCAGGTCCGCCACTTCGCCAGCACCGATTACACTTTGGCGCTGGCCCAGGGCGATGCCCTCAGCCCGGCAGACAGCCAGCGCATCGCCCGCCAGCTGGGCAACTATCTGGGTCTGGCACCGGCCTGGATCGAGCGAGCCCACCTGCGCATCGATCCGAGCCGGTTCCGGGCCGAGCTGCTGCGCGATCAGGCGCTGACCGTCGGCCGTCTGGATGGTCGCTTCAGCGTCAGCGAATATGATGCCGACGGCGAGGAGCCCAGCGGCGATGCCGCCAGCGATGCCATCACCGGGGCGTATGTGGCCGCGTTCAACCAGTATGCGGGGACGGTGCTGAAGTTCAGCGAGGACCGCCCTTATCTGGCGACCAATTACGGGGTGGTCAATCGCGGCTGGAACTGGCTGCGCGGCCATGGCGGCTGGACCCAGGCCACCTACGTGGCCGGCGATCTGGGCGATGCCATGCGCCGCAACCCGCAGCTGAAGGTCTTCTCGGCCAATGGCTATTACGACCTGGCCACGCCGTTCTATGCCACCGAGTTCGATCTGGGGCATCTTGGCCTGCCACCGGCATTGCGCAAGAACATCAGCTACGGCTTTTACCCTTCCGGGCACATGATTTATCTTGACCTGCCCTCGCTGAAGCAGCTCAAGGCCGATCTGGCCCGGTTCTACGACGCGGCCACTGTCGCCCCGGCCGGCTGA